The sequence TCGAGCGCCGCCTTCACGGTGAGGCTGGAGCCGTCGAACCCCGCCTCGAACCCACGGACCGCCATGTGCTCGCGCAATGCGGCGAGGCCGGCCACGTCGGTCTTCTCCAGCAGGGCGCGCAAGCCCGCGCAGGAGCGCGCACCCAGCATCATCGGCTCCGTATCGTCCCGGACCGCCTGATACGGGGCGAAGGAATCGACCAGCTTGATCGTCCAGTTCGGGAACTCCTTGCTCATCTCGGCAAGCTGGTCGACGATGTCGTCCGCCGTCGCGGCCATGAGATCGTGAACGTTGCTCATTGCTCGCTCCAGGTCAGCTCGGCCCACATGGTTTGCCCGTCGGCATCGGCGTCGTGGCCGACCTTGTCGGCGTGGGCGAAGACGATGAACAGGCCGCGGCCGTGGTCGTCCTCGTCCACCGGGAGGCCGGAGAGAGGCTGCCAGCGCGTCCCGTCGCCGGAGTCGCGGACGGCGATGCGGGCGTGGCCGGGCGCCACCGCCACGGTGACGGTGACCTCGCCGCCGTCGCCGCTCGGCGTGTGGCGCAGCGAGTTGGCGACGAGCTCGGCGGTGACGAGTTCGGCGTCGTGCCGGCGCGGGGAGTCGCCGAGCATCCCACGTACGAAGGCCCGGGCGGCCGGCACCATGGACGTGCAGCCGGGGTAGGTCTGGCTCCACTCCACGGAAAACCTCCTACGGTCTGTGATCGTGTCGTCACAGGAACAACCTGTGCGCACAGCTTGCAAGCAGTGCGCACAGGTTGTCAAGCTGTGTCCGAGCACTCGCACCCGGCAATCGGAGACGCCGTGACCCAGCCCGCATACCAGCGCATAGCCGACGATCTACGGCAGCAGATCATCGACGGTCGACTCGCGCCGGGTGAGCGGGTTCTGTCGCGAACCCAGATCCGTGAGCAGTACGAAGTGTCCGATCAGGTCGCCATCGGCGCCGTCCGTCTGCTGACCTCCGAGGGCTTCCTCGAAGCGCGCTCCGGCTCGGGTACGTACGTGCGACGCAAGCCGGAGCTGAAGCGCCTTGCCCGCTACTGGTACGGCACGTCGGACCGGGACGGCTCGCCGTTCCGGTCAGAGATGGCCAGGCAGGGCCGCGAAGGCACGTGGCGCGTCTCGTCCGAGACCGGCTCCGCCACCCCACAGATCGCCGAGCGGCTCGACATCGCGGCGGGTGACCCGGTCATGACGAGCCGATACACCTTCCTGGCCGACGAGCGACCCGTGATGCTGTCCACGAGCTGGGAGCCGCTCGCCCTCACCGGCGGCACACCCATCATGTTTCCGGAGGAAGGCCCGCACGCCGGCGCCGGAGTGGTCGCGCGGATGCGGGCGATCGGGCAGCACATCGAGTCGGTGCAGGAGGTCGTGACGGCGCGGCCCGTGCTGCAGTCGGAGGCGGAGCTGCTCGGCGAGGCACTCGGGTCGGTCGTGCTGGTGATCCGGCGTACCTATCGCACGGCGGAGCGTCCGGTGGAGACGGCCGACATCATCGTCCCCACGGACCGGTACGAGGCGGAGTACGTCCTCCCGGTGGAATGACGACCGCCCGTCGACCGGCTGGCCGACGGGCGGTGATGTGCCGGGCTACTCCCCGATCTTCTTCGAGTACAGGGTGATCGTCGCCTCCGGCGCCACGCTCGTCCCAGCCTTCGGCTTCTGGCGGACCACCTGCCAGTTGCGGTCCAGGATGAGCATTCGCCCCTGTCCGGTCGCGTCCTCCTCCTGCAGCATCCAGAGTCCGGCTGCCTGCATGATGTTTTGAGCGGTCTGGTGGTTCTTCCCGACCACGTTCGGGACGCGGACCTTCTTCGCGGCCGGGACTTTCGTGCTGCTCGGGGAGACGGTCGGCGTACTCACGGGCGCGGTGGCGCTGGGCGGTGCGACGGTCACGGTCTTGGCGGGGGCGGCATTCTCCGCGGTGCCTCCGCACGCGGTGAGGGCCAGGGCGGCCGCGAGAAGTGCGGCATGGATGGTGAGTCTGCGCATGGACGGTCCTGTCGTGATCTGCCGACGGCGGAGGGACGCGTGTTGGACGCTTCACCTTCCGTGAACGGTTCACGCAGGGTAGCCCTCTGTCACTATCCGGCCGCGCTCTTCCTGTCGGCGCAGCCCGTTTCGCTGGGATTGGGGCCGCGAAATTGGCGCGGCGCTGACGCATGCGGTCATGATCGTGCGCGACGTTCACGCACCTCGCGCATGCGTCGTTGGTGCGTCATGAGGGGTGGGAATCTACGTCCCTCGGCGTCCCGTCCAATCCCTCACAGACCGACAATCTGGCTGCTCAGGGCGCTGATCAACCTCTGACGAGGGTGGCGAGGCACTCTACGTGGTGGGTCATGGGGAAGGCGTCGAAGGCGCGGAGGGACTCCAGGGTCCAGCCGCGTTCGCTGAAGTAGGCGAGGTCGCGGGCCAGGGTCGCCGGGTCGCAGGAGACGTAGGCGATCTTGCGGCCGGCGATGCGGGTGATGTGGTCGACGACCTCGCGGCCCGCGCCGGTGCGGGGCGGGTCGAGGACGACGAGGTCGGCCTTCCGGACCCGGGAGCCGCCGTGGTGGCCGGTGCCGCGCTTGTTCTGCGTCCGGGACCCCGAGGACGCGCGGCCGAACTCCAGGTCGGTGATGACCTCCTCGACGGAGCCGCGCTCGATCGAGACGTTCGGCAGGTCGCGCAGGTTGAAGCGGGCGTCGCGGACGGCCTGGCCGTCCGACTCGATGCCGACGACGAGGCCCTCGTCGCCGACGCGGTCGGCGAGGACGCCGGCGAACAGGCCGACGCCGCAGTACAGGTCGAGGGCGATGTCGCCGGGCTTCGGTTCGAGGGCGTCCAGGACGGCGTCGGCGAGCAGCTGCGCGGCCCCCGGGTGCACCTGCCAGAAGCCGCTGCCGCTGACCTGGTAGAGCCGCCCGGAGACCTCCTCGCGCACGTACGGGAGCCCGGCGCCCGGTTCGGGCTTGCCGCGCACGAGCCGGACCGGCACGTCCAGCCGCGGGACCCGGATCTTGCGGCGGTCGCGGCCGCGCAGCACCACCAGGCGGTCGCCGGTGCTCGCCGACACCACGCCCTCGACGCCGGTCGCGCCCGGCCAGCGCTTGCGCTCGATGCCCATCAGCTCCACGCCGGGGTGGGCGATCAGGCACTCGTCCACGGGCTCGATGTCGTGCGACCGGTGCTTGCGCAGGCCGACGGCGCCGGAGGAGACCGAGAACTGGACGCGGGTGCGCCAGCCGAGCCCCGGCGGCGGCGTCACCTCGCCGTCGACCGGGTACGGGACCTCCTCCACGACGACCGTGCGGGTGATCCCGGCGAGCCGCTCCAGCTGCTCCTGCACGACCGCGGCCTTGAGCGCCCGCTGGGCGGGCAGGGAGGCGTGCTGCCAGTCGCAGCCGCCGCACCGCCCGGGACCGGCGAACGGGCACGGCGGCTGCACCCGGTCGGGGGACGCCTCGATGATCTCCACGGCGTCGGCGCGGAGGAAGTTCTTGGTTCGGTCGGTGACGCGGGCCCTCACCCGTTCGCCGGGCAGGGCGTGCCGGACGAAGACCACGCGCCCCTCGTGCCGGGCGACGCAGAAACCGCCGTTGGCGACGTTGCCGACCTCCAGTTCGAGGACGTCGGGTTCGAGTTCAGTCACGGTCCGAAACACTACCGGCACCGGGGTGTGCCCCGGTCCGCGGCGGGCGCCGGGACGAGCCGGGCCCGGGCGGCTCGGTCCGCCCCTTGAGCCGGTCGGAGGACTGCAGCTGCCACGCGACGCTCGTCACCATCACGCCCGGCTGGAACAGCAGCCGGCCCTTCAGCCGCAGCGCGCTCTGGTTGTGCAGGAGCTGCTCCCACCAGTGGCCGACGACGTACTCGGGGATGAACACGGTGACGACATCGCGGGGGCTCTTGCGGCGGACGCTCTTGACGTAGGACAGGACCGGGCGCGTGATCTCCCGGTACGGCGAGTCGAGGATCTTCAGCGGGACGGGGATGTCGAGGGCGTCCCACTCCTGCTGGAGCCGCTGCGACTCCTCGGCGTCCACCGCCACGGTCACCGCCTCCAGCGTGGACGGGCGGGTGGCGCGGGCGTAGGCCAGGGCCCGCAGCGTCGGCTTGTGGATCTTGGAGACGAGCACGATGCCGTGGTTGCGGGCGGGCAGCACGACGTCCTCGCCGGAGGGCACCAGCTCCGCGGCGACCCGGTCGTAGTGCCGCCTGATCCCCTTCATCAGCAGGAACAGCAGCGGCATCGCGATGCAGACGATGTAGGCGCCGAGCGCGAACTTGGTGATCAGCACGACGACCAGGACGATGCCGGTGAGGGTGGCGCCGAAGGCGTTGATGCCGCGGGAGGTGCGCATCCGGCGGCGCTGCGCCGGGTCCGACTCGGTGGACAGGAGCCGGTTCCAGTGCCGGACCATGCCGACCTGGCTGACGGTGAACGACACGAAGACGCCGACGGTGTAGAGCGGGATCAGCCGGCTGACGGACGCGTCGTAGGCGTAGATCAGCAGCCCGGCCATGGTGGCCAGGATGATGATGCCGTTGCTGTAGGCGAGCCGGTCTCCGCGGGTGTGCAGCTGGCGCGGCAGGTAGCGGTTCTGCGCGAGAACGGAGCCGAGCACCGGGAACCCGTTGAACGCGGTGTTGGCGGCGAGGAAGAGGATCAGCGCGGTCATCGCGGTGACCAGCGCGAACCCGGGGGTGAAGTTGCTGAACACCGTGTGCGCCACCTGCGCGATCACCGGGTCGGCGTCGGTCACGGGCTTGCCGGTGGACGGGTCGATCAGCTGGCTGCCCTGGTCGGGCTCGGCGAACTTGGCGTCGGTGATGTAGGCGAACGCGCTCACGCCGCCGAACATCGTCATCGCGACGAGCCCGAGCATCAGCAGGGTGGTGGCGGCGTTCTCGCCCTTGGGCTTGCGGAACGCGGGCACGCCGTTGCTGATCGCCTCGACCCCGGTCAGCGCGGCGCAGCCGGAGGAGAAGGCCCGCAGCAGCAGGAACACCAGCGCGAACCCGGCGATGCCCGTCTCGTCGCCGCGGACCTCGTAGTGCGCCGTCTCGGCCTGCAGTTCGGTGCCCGAGACCATCCGGACCAGGCCCCACGCCAGCATGCTGAAGACCGCAAACATGAACAGGTAGGTGGGGATCGCGAAGGCGGCCCCGGCCTCCTTGAGGCCCCGCAGGTTGCCGAGGGTGAGCAGCACGACGATGACGATCGCGACGGCGACCTCGTGCGGCTGCATGAACTTCAGCAGGGCGCCGAGGTTCTCCACCCCCGACGACACCGACACCGCCACGGTGAGGACGTAGTCGACCAGCAGCGCGCTGGCCACCACGACGCCCCAGTTGTCGCCGAGGTTGGTGGTGGCGACCTCGAAGTCGCCGCCGCCGCTCTGGTAGGCCCGGACGTTCTGCCGGTAGGAGGCGACCACGGTCAGCAGGATGATCACGACGGCCGCGGCGATCCACGGGGTGTAGTGGTACATCACGAGGCCGCCCGCGCCGAGCGCGAGGAGGATCTCCTGGGGGGCGTAGGCGACCGACGACAGCGCGTCGCTCGCGAAGACGGGCAGCGCGATGCGCTTCTTCAGCAGCTGCTCGTGCTGCTGGGCGCTGCTCAGCGCGCGGCCGAGGAGGAGCCGCTTCGCGAGGTCCGGAACCTTTGACACGCAACGAGACTCTAGCCCCTGCGGACCGCCGCCCTGGCGCCCGGCCGCCCCTGTCCCGCGGGCGCCGCGCGACCGCCTCGCCGCCCCGACGGATTGCTGGTTGAGTAGTACTCGCCTGGGCGGATGTGTAGGTTTGCAGCCCGGCAGGGATCATTCACAGGAAACGGTCCTCGGGTGCGGCGCGGTGTCGGCGGCGAATGCCGTGCCCGGCGCGGGGGGTACAGGGGGAGCATCCCCCTGGACGGAAGAGGGAACGGCCGTGCATATCGTGATCATGGGATGCGGGCGGGTCGGCTCGACGCTCGCCCACATCCTGGAGGACAAGGGTCACTCGGTGGCCATCATTGACCAGAGCCCGGAGGCGTTCCGCCGGCTGCGCAGCGGGTTCCGGGGCCGCCGCATCACCGGGTTCGGGTTCGACCGCGAGGTCATCGCCGAGGCGGGCATCGAGCGCGCGTCGGCGTTCGTGGCCGTCAGCAGCGGCGACAACTCCAACATCATCTCCGCGCGGGTGGCGCGCGAGACGTTCGGGGTCGACAACGTGGTGGCCCGGATCTACGACCCGCGCCGGGCGGAGGTCTACCAGCGCCTCGGCATTCCCACGGTCGCGACCGTCCGGTGGACGGCCGACCAGATCCTGCGCCGGCTGCTCCCCGAGGGCGCCGAGCCGCTGTGGCGCGACCCGACCGGCGCGGTCGTCCTCGCCGAGCTGGACTCCGGCCACCTGTGGGTGGGCGAGAAGGTCGGCGAGCTGGAGGAGCACGCGGGGACCCGGGTGGCGTTCCTGTCCCGGATGGGCGAGGCGCTCGTCCCCGAGCGGGACACCGTGATCCAGGACGGCGACATCGTGCACATCATGGCGGGGGCCGACGACCTGGAGCGCGTCAACGCCGCGGTCGCGGCGCGGAACGGAGAGGACGCTTGATGCGGGTCGCGATCGCGGGGGCCGGCGCGGTGGGCCGGTCCATCGCCCAGGAACTGCTGGAGAACGGCCACGAGGTGCTCCTGATCGACAAGAGCCCGAAGGCCATCAAGGTGGAGCTGGTGCCGCGCGCGGAGTGGCTGCTGGCCGACGCGTGCGAGATCGCCGCCCTGGACGACGCGGCGCTGGAGCGCTGCCAGGTGGTGGTCGCCTCCTCCGGCGACGACAAGGTCAACCTGGTGGTCTCGCTGCTGGCCAAGACCGAGTACGGGGTCCCGCGCGTGGTGGCGCGGATCAACCACCCGAACAACGAGTGGCTGTTCAACGAGTCGTGGGGCGTGGACGTGGCGGTCTCCACGCCGCGGCTGCTGTCGGCGCTGGTCGAGGAGGCCGTCAGCGTCGGCGACCTCGTCCGGCTGATGACGTTCCGGCAGGGCGAGGCCAACCTGGTGGAGCTGACGCTGCCCGACGACGCCCCCCTCGGCGGCGAGCGCGTCGGCTCGGTGGCCTGGCCGCGCGACACCGCCCTGGTGGCGATCCTGCGCGAGGGCCGGGTGCTGGTCCCGACGTCCGACGACACCCTGGAGCCGGGCGACGAGCTGATGTTCGTGGCCAGCCAGGACGTGGAGGACGAACTCGCCGAACTCCTCGGCGGCCGGTAGCGCTAGGCGGGTTTCTCGCTCTCGGCCGGATCTCCGCGCTGGATGGGGGTGCGGCCGCGGGCGAGGAGCCAGACCATGGCGGCCAGCGCGGCGACCTGCAGGGGCCAGCCCATCACGATCTTGGCGGGGCCGAGCAGGCCGCTCTGGTCGCCGTCCGCGAGGTAGATCGGGTACTGGACGCCGACGCGCAGGATGCAGGGCAGCACGAGCAGCCAGGTGAGGCGGGAGCACAGCCGGACGATCCCGGGGTCGGCCCGCCAGGCGGTCGGGTCGCCGGTGACCGATCCGATGATGAAGCCGACGACCGGCCAGCGCACCGCGATCGAGAAGATCATCGCGGCGGCGTAGCCGGCGTTCAGCATGATGCCGGGCAGGAAGGCGTTCTCGGCCTTGCCCGAGCGCAGCGCGAAGAACGCGGCGATGGCGATGCCGAACAGGCTGTTGAGGACGAACTGCGGGCTGGAGCGCTGCGCGATCCGGACCAGGAGCAGCACCACCGCGGCGCCGACACCGGCGCCGACGGCGAGCTTGACGTCCTTCGCGGCGACGTAGGTGGCGGTGAAGGCGATCGTCGGCACCGCCGCCTCGACCATGCCGCGCACGCCGCCGAGCGCCTTGGTGAGCTGGGCGCGGACGGCCGCCTCCACGGTGTCGTGCGCGGCGGTCTCCCGCGCGGTGCCCGTTTCCGTTTCGCTCACGTCGCTCTCCCGGCGGATCGCCGCGGCCTCACACG is a genomic window of Actinomadura citrea containing:
- a CDS encoding ATP-binding protein, producing MEWSQTYPGCTSMVPAARAFVRGMLGDSPRRHDAELVTAELVANSLRHTPSGDGGEVTVTVAVAPGHARIAVRDSGDGTRWQPLSGLPVDEDDHGRGLFIVFAHADKVGHDADADGQTMWAELTWSEQ
- a CDS encoding APC family permease, encoding MSKVPDLAKRLLLGRALSSAQQHEQLLKKRIALPVFASDALSSVAYAPQEILLALGAGGLVMYHYTPWIAAAVVIILLTVVASYRQNVRAYQSGGGDFEVATTNLGDNWGVVVASALLVDYVLTVAVSVSSGVENLGALLKFMQPHEVAVAIVIVVLLTLGNLRGLKEAGAAFAIPTYLFMFAVFSMLAWGLVRMVSGTELQAETAHYEVRGDETGIAGFALVFLLLRAFSSGCAALTGVEAISNGVPAFRKPKGENAATTLLMLGLVAMTMFGGVSAFAYITDAKFAEPDQGSQLIDPSTGKPVTDADPVIAQVAHTVFSNFTPGFALVTAMTALILFLAANTAFNGFPVLGSVLAQNRYLPRQLHTRGDRLAYSNGIIILATMAGLLIYAYDASVSRLIPLYTVGVFVSFTVSQVGMVRHWNRLLSTESDPAQRRRMRTSRGINAFGATLTGIVLVVVLITKFALGAYIVCIAMPLLFLLMKGIRRHYDRVAAELVPSGEDVVLPARNHGIVLVSKIHKPTLRALAYARATRPSTLEAVTVAVDAEESQRLQQEWDALDIPVPLKILDSPYREITRPVLSYVKSVRRKSPRDVVTVFIPEYVVGHWWEQLLHNQSALRLKGRLLFQPGVMVTSVAWQLQSSDRLKGRTEPPGPGSSRRPPRTGAHPGAGSVSDRD
- a CDS encoding PASTA domain-containing protein — its product is MRRLTIHAALLAAALALTACGGTAENAAPAKTVTVAPPSATAPVSTPTVSPSSTKVPAAKKVRVPNVVGKNHQTAQNIMQAAGLWMLQEEDATGQGRMLILDRNWQVVRQKPKAGTSVAPEATITLYSKKIGE
- a CDS encoding DUF3159 domain-containing protein, encoding MSETETGTARETAAHDTVEAAVRAQLTKALGGVRGMVEAAVPTIAFTATYVAAKDVKLAVGAGVGAAVVLLLVRIAQRSSPQFVLNSLFGIAIAAFFALRSGKAENAFLPGIMLNAGYAAAMIFSIAVRWPVVGFIIGSVTGDPTAWRADPGIVRLCSRLTWLLVLPCILRVGVQYPIYLADGDQSGLLGPAKIVMGWPLQVAALAAMVWLLARGRTPIQRGDPAESEKPA
- a CDS encoding class I SAM-dependent RNA methyltransferase produces the protein MTELEPDVLELEVGNVANGGFCVARHEGRVVFVRHALPGERVRARVTDRTKNFLRADAVEIIEASPDRVQPPCPFAGPGRCGGCDWQHASLPAQRALKAAVVQEQLERLAGITRTVVVEEVPYPVDGEVTPPPGLGWRTRVQFSVSSGAVGLRKHRSHDIEPVDECLIAHPGVELMGIERKRWPGATGVEGVVSASTGDRLVVLRGRDRRKIRVPRLDVPVRLVRGKPEPGAGLPYVREEVSGRLYQVSGSGFWQVHPGAAQLLADAVLDALEPKPGDIALDLYCGVGLFAGVLADRVGDEGLVVGIESDGQAVRDARFNLRDLPNVSIERGSVEEVITDLEFGRASSGSRTQNKRGTGHHGGSRVRKADLVVLDPPRTGAGREVVDHITRIAGRKIAYVSCDPATLARDLAYFSERGWTLESLRAFDAFPMTHHVECLATLVRG
- a CDS encoding GntR family transcriptional regulator; its protein translation is MTQPAYQRIADDLRQQIIDGRLAPGERVLSRTQIREQYEVSDQVAIGAVRLLTSEGFLEARSGSGTYVRRKPELKRLARYWYGTSDRDGSPFRSEMARQGREGTWRVSSETGSATPQIAERLDIAAGDPVMTSRYTFLADERPVMLSTSWEPLALTGGTPIMFPEEGPHAGAGVVARMRAIGQHIESVQEVVTARPVLQSEAELLGEALGSVVLVIRRTYRTAERPVETADIIVPTDRYEAEYVLPVE
- a CDS encoding potassium channel family protein, which encodes MHIVIMGCGRVGSTLAHILEDKGHSVAIIDQSPEAFRRLRSGFRGRRITGFGFDREVIAEAGIERASAFVAVSSGDNSNIISARVARETFGVDNVVARIYDPRRAEVYQRLGIPTVATVRWTADQILRRLLPEGAEPLWRDPTGAVVLAELDSGHLWVGEKVGELEEHAGTRVAFLSRMGEALVPERDTVIQDGDIVHIMAGADDLERVNAAVAARNGEDA
- a CDS encoding potassium channel family protein, giving the protein MRVAIAGAGAVGRSIAQELLENGHEVLLIDKSPKAIKVELVPRAEWLLADACEIAALDDAALERCQVVVASSGDDKVNLVVSLLAKTEYGVPRVVARINHPNNEWLFNESWGVDVAVSTPRLLSALVEEAVSVGDLVRLMTFRQGEANLVELTLPDDAPLGGERVGSVAWPRDTALVAILREGRVLVPTSDDTLEPGDELMFVASQDVEDELAELLGGR